In Carya illinoinensis cultivar Pawnee chromosome 9, C.illinoinensisPawnee_v1, whole genome shotgun sequence, the following are encoded in one genomic region:
- the LOC122275142 gene encoding WAT1-related protein At2g37460, translating into MNIQAHSTFERLKPFLAVIFLQFGFAGMDVLSKAALNQGMSNYVLVVYRHVVAFVVIAPFAVFLDKKVRPKMTLPIFTKLIVLSLLEPVIDQNFYFLGMKYTTATFAAAMTNILPALTFVMACILRLEVLKFKSIRSQAKVVGTMATVAGAMVITLVKGPIIELMWTKGRSGHQQQSGGANLQHSIKGSIMITIGCFSWACFMILQAITLKTYPAELSLTAWICLLGTLEGTVVALVMEKGNTAIWSINWDVKLLAALYSGVICSGLAYYIQGVIMKDRGPVFVTAFNPLCMVIVAVMGSFVLAEQMYLGRVLGAIIIVVGLYLVVWGKSKDYKLSSTPSTKEQTAPEKKIIINADSNGKENFNPEVVAIDVSGYGGETGNTDGHERDGQRNLISV; encoded by the exons ATGAATATCCAAGCACATAGCACGTTCGAGAGACTTAAACCATTCCTTGCTGTTATATTCTTGCAGTTTGGTTTTGCAGGGATGGATGTTCTCTCTAAGGCTGCACTGAACCAGGGGATGAGCAATTATGTACTCGTTGTCTACCGCCATGTCGTTGCCTTTGTTGTCATTGCCCCTTTTGCAGTGTTTCTAgacaa GAAAGTAAGACCAAAGATGACACTTCCAATCTTCACCAAACTAATAGTGCTCAGCTTACTGGA GCCAGTAATTGACCagaacttttattttttggggatGAAGTATACAACTGCAACTTTTGCAGCTGCTATGACCAATATTCTTCCTGCCCTTACTTTTGTAATGGCCTGCATCCTTag GCTTGAGGTGCTAAAATTCAAAAGTATCCGTAGCCAAGCTAAGGTAGTAGGGACCATGGCAACAGTTGCAGGAGCCATGGTCATAACACTGGTGAAAGGCCCCATTATCGAGTTGATGTGGACAAAAGGAAGAAGTGGCCACCAACAGCAAAGCGGTGGAGCAAATCTCCAACATTCAATCAAAGGTTCCATAATGATAACAATTGGATGCTTCAGCTGGGCTTGTTTCATGATTCTGCAA GCAATCACACTAAAAACATACCCTGCAGAGCTCTCTCTTACAGCTTGGATATGCCTATTAGGGACTCTCGAAGGCACCGTAGTGGCACTAGTAATGGAGAAAGGGAACACTGCCATCTGGTCTATAAATTGGGATGTTAAATTACTGGCAGCTCTCTACAGC GGTGTAATCTGCTCGGGGTTGGCTTATTACATTCAAGGAGTGATAATGAAAGACAGAGGTCCTGTTTTTGTTACAGCTTTTAATCCCCTATGCATGGTTATTGTTGCTGTTATGGGCTCCTTCGTTCTGGCAGAGCAAATGTATCTTGGAAG GGTACTTGGTGCCATTATCATAGTGGTCGGCTTATATCTTGTAGTGTGGGGTAAAAGCAAAGATTACAAGTTATCCTCTACCCCATCCACCAAAGAGCAAACAGCACCAGAAAAGAAAATCATCATAAATGCAGATAGCAATGGAAAGGAAAATTTTAATCCTGAGGTGGTGGCAATTGATGTGTCTGGTTATGGAGGGGAAACTGGAAATACAGATGGACACGAACGAGATGGGCAAAGGAATCTAATCTCAGTCTAA
- the LOC122277808 gene encoding ras-related protein RABE1c-like encodes MAAPPARARADYDYLIKLLLIGDSGVGKSCLLLRFSDGSFTTSFITTIGIDFKIRTIELDGKRIKLQIWDTAGQERFRTITTAYYRGAMGILLVYDVTDESSFNNIRNWIRNIEQHASDNVNKILIGNKADMDESKRAVPTSKGQALADEYGIKFFETSAKTNLNVEEVFFSIARDIKQRLADTDSRAEPQTIKINQPDASAGAAQSAQKSACCGS; translated from the exons ATGGCTGCTCCACCTGCTAGAGCTCGGGCCGATTATGATTACCTCATAAAGCTCCTCCTGATCGGCGACAGCG GTGTGGGTAAGAGTTGCCTTCTTTTGCGTTTCTCTGATGGATCATTTACTACCAGTTTTATTACGACAATTGG AATTGATTTTAAGATAAGGACAATAGAGCTTGACGGCAAACGAATTAAACTTCAAATTTGGGATACTGCTGGTCAAGAGCGTTTTCGAACGATTACGACTG CTTACTATCGTGGAGCCATGGGTATTTTGCTAGTTTATGATGTCACAGATGAGTCATCTTTTAACA ACATTAGGAATTGGATTCGTAACATTGAACAGCATGCTTCTGACAATGTCAACAAGATACTGATTGGTAACAAGGCTGACATGGATGAAAGCAAAAGG GCGGTTCCTACCTCAAAGGGCCAAGCTCTCGCTGATGAATATGGCATCAAGTTCTTTGAGACC AGTGCAAAGACAAATTTGAACGTGGAAGAGGTCTTCTTTTCAATAGCTAGGGATATTAAGCAAAGACTGGCAGATACTGACTCAAGGGCTGAG CCACAGACAATTAAGATTAACCAACCAGACGCATCAGCAGGGGCTGCTCAATCTGCCCAAAAATCAGCTTGCTGTGGATCCTAA